A DNA window from Siniperca chuatsi isolate FFG_IHB_CAS linkage group LG6, ASM2008510v1, whole genome shotgun sequence contains the following coding sequences:
- the LOC122877897 gene encoding uncharacterized protein LOC122877897 has product MQISAAQVEQPVVQVGSSMFAASSKTRECAPALQRLSSSNLRQFVVYSQRVTSCSLSDVSGQSEPGCCKHTQSLSDPGPDPGGLSHARRPLFPEVCRAERLQREQSVRRKRLKNSHNDTETQNQHGLTWSFVLQRPGDSGGGQEAFAVSRTKDYCVLGVDLRKAATSGVLRSHQDNNTPPEQPRGEQKGAECEERSESESRPHVRSLCCPEGARSTLSSHQDKDRKTLRLDTTLGEFCLSPTSVTHLDVGGSVITKSCSVTQVPKYHERHGGIQFAPPRDLKGRSRRYF; this is encoded by the exons ATGCAGATCTCAGCAGCTCAGGTGGAGCAGCCGGTCGTGCAGGTCGGCTCCTCCATGTTCGCTGCCTCCAGCAAAACACGTGAATGTGCTCCGGCTCT ACAGAGACTGAGCTCCAGTAACCTGCGGCAGTTTGTAGTTTACAGCCAGAGAGTCACGTCATGTTCACTTTCCGATGTTAGCGGACAGTCTGAACCCGGCTGCTGTAAACACACTCAATCTCTCTCTGATCCAGGTCCAGATCCCGGAGGCCTGTCACATGCCAGGAGGCCTCTTTTCCCAGAAGTCTGCAGGGCTGAGAGGCTGCAGAGGGAACAGAGCGTCCGTAGGAAACGGCTAAAGAATTCTCACAACgacactgaaacacagaacCAGCACGGCCTTAcatg GTCGTTTGTGCTGCAGCGACCGGGCGATAGCGGAGGAGGACAGGAAGCGTTCGCTGTTTCCAGGACAAAAGACTATTGTGTCCTCGGAGTCGACCTGAGAAAGGCTGCGACGAGCGGCGTTCTGCGTTCACATCAGGACAACAATACGCCGCCCGAGCAGCCGAGAGGAGAACAGAAGGGGGCAGAGTGCGAGGAGAGATCAGAGTCCGAGTCAAGGCCGCATGTTCGGTCTCTCTGTTGTCCTGAAGGAGCTCGGAGCACGCTCAGTTCTCACCAggacaaagacaggaagacGTTAAGACTGGACACGACGCTGGGAGAGTTTTGTCTCTCACCAACGTCCGTGACACACCTGGACGTTGGTGGGTCCGTCATAACAAAGTCCTGCTCTGTGACCCAGGTCCCAAAGTATCACGAAAGACACGGTGGGATTCAGTTTGCCCCCCCCCGTGACCTTAAGGGAAGGTCAAGACGTTATTTTTAG